One window of Scheffersomyces stipitis CBS 6054 chromosome 1, whole genome shotgun sequence genomic DNA carries:
- the SRP68 gene encoding signal recognition particle, subunit SRP68 (SRP68) (part of the signal recognition particle (SRP) ribonucleoprotein (RNP) complex that functions in protein targeting to the endoplasmic reticulum (ER) membrane), producing the protein MSAYLVSPEDYRKQRKRLNKRLNKLRHELNLITKDTKDYRSKEKISGINSTDYDSNSKYGLVLLLTAERDNLYALEIKSLLELSNDNVASYKNLMVSKIKRSLQTSQKLLQISSNDASDLKKLELYIYAALAQGQLSVAKKQWAPAITAFSIAKCALDFLYAQLNSKPVEGDQDDEEDVDAFNKTLVNELLDTVVDPSLRLAVSQDDSAGEGSGDLKTISRRHCHDDRLPYLANAIKIIEKTDASFVADIFGSVELIKSVTWRDHEATIYNDEIAFKIMSLTNDEETNWKNFTDANEFDKVITGWTEVLVAHKANVEKNQDDDDIEKVQDRAILLTYINYNLLFTRLKRDLLIIDQLSTANNIENNRDIFRLYNGIISIAQELKDLPGVYNDEDLYQSLENLEKYFTAKKNIVLAESFQYNNRFGEALKIYSFIEHELNTVEDDFYKIDEFPYQVTNNAEFAKFQDNLAKSLLQSHISAQFAFDSTGREKLYTVENLNKYPSHELKDLVNLNSKPRIQPILSKPVLFDVAFNYISYDLGRSSGGSAAPVSSEAAPAAVAAATSAEQEEGKKRGGFFGIFGRS; encoded by the coding sequence ATGAGTGCCTATCTTGTGTCGCCTGAGGACTACCggaaacaaagaaagagattgaacaaaagattgaacaagttaCGTCATGAACTCAATCTCATCACCAAAGACACTAAGGACTACAGATCCAAGGAAAAAATTAGTGGAATCAATTCCACAGACTACGATTCCAACAGCAAGTACGGgttggttcttcttttgacGGCTGAAAGAGACAACTTGTATGCTCTTGAAATCAAGTCATTGTTGGAACTCAGCAACGACAATGTCGCTTCTTACAAGAATCTTATGGTGAGCAAGATAAAGAGATCCTTGCAGACTTCGCAGAAGCTTCTACAGATCTCGTCGAATGATGCTtctgatttgaagaagctcgAGTTATACATCTATGCTGCTTTGGCTCAAGGTCAATTGTCTGTAGCTAAGAAGCAATGGGCCCCCGCCATCACAGCCTTTTCCATAGCAAAGTGTGCATTGGACTTCTTGTATGCACAGTTAAACAGCAAACCTGTAGAAGGTGACCAggatgacgaagaagacgtcGATgccttcaacaagactTTGGTGAATGAGTTGCTTGACACTGTTGTAGACCCTTCTTTAAGATTGGCTGTGTCGCAAGACGATAGTGCTGGTGAAGGTTCTGGAGACTTGAAGACTATCTCTCGTAGACACTGTCACGATGACAGACTCCCTTATTTGGCTAATGCAATCAAGATCATAGAGAAAACCGACGCCAGCTTCGTAGCAGACATATTTGGCTCAGTAGAACTCATTAAGTCTGTCACATGGAGAGACCACGAAGCGACTATCTACAACGACGAAATTGCATTCAAGATCATGTCATTGACTAACGACGAGGAAACGAACTGGAAAAACTTCACTGATGCTAACGAGTTCGACAAGGTAATCACTGGCTGGACTGAAGTTTTAGTAGCCCATAAAGCCAACGTAGAAAAGAACCAGGACGATGACGATATCGAAAAAGTGCAAGACCGGGCCATATTGCTCACGTATATCAATTACAACTTGCTCTTCACCAGATTGAAGAGAGACTTATTGATCATTGACCAGTTGTCCACAGCCAACAACATAGAAAACAACAGGGATATCTTCAGATTGTACAACGGCATCATTAGTATAGCACAAGAGTTGAAGGACTTACCTGGTGTGTATAACGACGAAGACTTGTACCAGTCGTTGgagaacttggaaaagtacTTCACAGCCAAAAAGAACATTGTATTAGCCGAGTCGTTCCAGTACAATAACCGGTTCGGCGAAGCCTTGAAAATCTACAGTTTCATTGAACACGAACTCAACACCGTTGAAGACGACTTTTACAAGATTGATGAGTTCCCCTATCAAGTCACCAACAATGCCGAGTTCGCCAAGTTTCAGGACAACTTAGCCAAGCTGTTGTTGCAGTCGCATATTTCTGCCCAGTTTGCATTTGACTCGACAGGAAGAGAGAAGTTGTACACAGtagaaaacttgaacaaataCCCCAGCCACGAGTTGAAGgacttggtcaacttgAACAGCAAGCCTAGAATCCAACCTATATTGAGCAAGCCAGTGTTGTTTGACGTAGCATTCAACTACATCTCCTATGACTTAGGCCGCTCGTCGGGTGGATCTGCAGCCccagtttcttctgaagctgCTCCAGCTGCTGTCGCTGCTGCCACCTCTGCTGAGCAGGAAGAAGGCAAAAAGCGTGGAGGTTTCTTTGGTATTTTCGGACGTAGCTAG
- the HUT1 gene encoding UDP-galactose transporter gives MKKHGSLLTLTICVLGLYGSFLSWSVLQERINTKPYGENENEIEFFKAPLIINIVQAFFASIVGFGYSLVTTKVNPFKIFTANEKSVARKYMLSLLLISITSSLSSPLGYQSLKHVDYLAYLLAKSCKLIPVMIIHLVFYRTRFPVSKYIVASSVTFGVTLFTLAHSSKSSKSSINDGKTLLGMAQLIGSMLLDGLTNSTQDQMFKLSSPSGSQNMVKITGAKLMCILNLFVCALTLAYTVIFAYESEVVYTLNFFHKHPEVLYNILEFSVFGAVGQVFIFIILEKFDSLILVTATVTRKMISMILSVVLFGHFLSSIQWCGVGLVFGGIGYEALVKLNSNKKVSKEKKSQ, from the coding sequence ATGAAAAAACACGGCCTGTTGTTGACATTGACAATATGTGTATTAGGACTCTATGGGTCCTTCCTCAGTTGGTCTGTTTTGCAGGAAAGAATCAACACAAAGCCTTATGGAGAAAACGAAAACGAAattgagttcttcaaggctCCTCTTATCATCAATATAGTGCAAGCGTTCTTTGCCTCAATAGTAGGTTTTGGCTATTCGCTTGTGACAACGAAAGTGAATCCGTTCAAGATATTCACAGCAAACGAGAAATCAGTTGCAAGAAAGTACATGTTGTCGCTATTGTTAATTTCCATCACCTCCAGCTTGTCTTCTCCCTTGGGATACCAGTCCCTTAAACATGTAGATTATTTGGCCTACTTGTTAGCCAAGTCGTGCAAGTTAATTCCTGTGATGATCATCCATCTTGTTTTCTATAGAACGAGATTCCCTGTGTCGAAATACATCGTAGCATCGTCGGTCACTTTCGGAGTGACTCTCTTCACTTTGGCACATTCATCTaagtcttccaaatcaagCATAAACGACGGCAAAACTCTCCTTGGAATGGCTCAGCTAATTGGCTCCATGCTTTTAGACGGTCTTACAAATTCTACCCAGGACCAGATGTTCAAGTTGCTGTCACCTAGTGGCAGCCAAAATATGGTAAAAATAACAGGCGCAAAGTTGATGTGTattctcaacttgtttgTGTGCGCTTTGACGTTGGCATACACCGTCATATTTGCATATGAAAGTGAAGTCGTCTATACGCTTAACTTTTTCCACAAGCACCCAGAGGTGTTGTACAATATCTTGGAGTTTTCTGTCTTTGGAGCCGTGGGCCAGGTGtttatcttcatcatcttaGAGAAGTTTGACTCGTTAATTCTCGTCACAGCAACTGTTACAAGAAAGATGATCAGTATGATCCTCAGTGTCGTATTGTTTGGTCACTTCTTGTCCAGCATCCAGTGGTGTGGAGTTGGTCTCGTTTTTGGAGGCATAGGCTACGAAGCATTGGTCAAATTGAACTCAAATAAAAAGGTCTCAAAGGAGAAAAAGAGCcaatga
- a CDS encoding predicted protein, whose protein sequence is MLISHPSIMFRQHAWLTNFEQFCCFLAGLFPKVFYTSLLTWSLYVLIFVASNKYIWTDYGHRSLAIAIDIVGIVTYLFSIYTYYKVIHVGPGSPLDYPELIIRNLESLNRPSQTTYQSANPFDTTTSTMSEAESQMLMNGTESSDCPEPESPPAQFLEIHTINSPSSYRYCSKCSVWKPDRTHHCSATGKCVLRMDHYCPWFSTTVGFFNQKFFIQFLVYLTIHSFYLCIVSSAILWKFLASSAYEEEFISINVVALFVLSLAFGIALACFSGLQIYFLLLNMTTIEFQDFRWSSMRKIGGSFQYDFDSTGKQKALGHIYDLGYYKNFTSIMGHTWKDWLLPLTVTSHSIEDKYNNGINYEINEEEYERRCSSARLQDQLNEQLAEYKRRARQQREEEV, encoded by the coding sequence atgcTAATCTCGCATCCTTCCATAATGTTCCGACAACATGCGTGGCTAACGAACTTTGAGCAATTTTGCTGTTTTTTGGCTGGTTTATTTCCAAAGGTGTTTTACACTTCTTTATTGACATGGTCGCTATATGTCTTGATATTTGTAGCGTCTAACAAATACATATGGACCGACTACGGCCATCGTTCCTTGGCAATAGCTATTGATATTGTGGGGATTGTCACCTATTTATTTTCGATATACACATACTACAAGGTGATACACGTAGGGCCTGGATCACCTTTGGATTATCCAGAATTGATTATAAGAAATCTAGAACTGCTCAATAGACCTAGTCAGACAACGTATCAATCGGCTAACCCTTTTGACACCACTACAAGCACAATGTCGGAAGCTGAATCTCAGATGTTGATGAATGGCACAGAAAGTTCAGATTGTCCAGAGCCGGAACTGCCCCCAGCAcagttcttggaaatccaCACTATAAACTCGCCTTCGCTGTATAGGTATTGCAGCAAGTGCTCCGTTTGGAAACCTGATAGGACACATCATTGCTCAGCTACTGGCAAATGCGTTTTACGTATGGATCACTACTGTCCGTGGTTTTCGACTACTGTTGGCTTTTTCAATcagaagttcttcattCAGTTCTTGGTGTACTTGACAATTCATTCATTTTACTTGTGTATAGTGTCGTCTGCGATCTTGTGGAAGTTTTTGGCGTCCAGTGCTTATGAGGAAGAGTTTATCTCGATAAATGTAGTAGCTCTATTTGTACTCTCATTGGCTTTTGGGATTGCTCTTGCTTGCTTTTCTGGGCTCCAGATATATTTTCTACTCTTGAACATGACGACCATAGAGTTCCAAGATTTCCGATGGTCCAGTATGAGGAAGATCGGAGGATCATTTCAGTATGACTTCGATTCTACTGGCAAGCAAAAGGCCCTAGGTCATATCTACGACTTGGGTTACTATAAGAATTTCACCAGTATTATGGGGCATACATGGAAAGACTGGCTTTTACCATTAACTGTGACCAGCCATTCGATAGAAGACAAATACAACAACGGAATCAACTATGAGATCAATGAGGAAGAGTACGAAAGACGGTGTCTGAGTGCACGGTTGCAGGATCAGTTGAACGAACAGTTGGCAGAGTACAAACGTAGAGCCAGACAGCAACGTGAAGAGGAAGTATAG